The genomic stretch CCATTGAAAAACCGTGTGCTCCTGTATCATGAATGACCAAGGTATCACCGATGCGCGCTTCAGGTAATTCACGCTGTTTAGCAAATTTATCGTTGTTTTCACAAAGGGAACCAACCACATCGACCACCTCAAGTTTTCCATTGGGATTTGTCATGTTTGTGATGTGATGATAAGCATCATACATGGCTGGGCGCATCAAGTTAACAGCTGAGGCGTCAACACCAATGTATGTGCGATACGTTTGTTTGCGGTGACGAACTTTGGTTACAAGCAAACCATGTGGCGCCAGCATGAAGCGACCAAGTTCAGTAAAGATTTTCACATCACCAAGCCCAACAGGAACCAACACCTCATCAAAGACACGGTGGACCCCTTCACCAATCACCGCAATATCATTAGCTTTTTGTTCTGGACGGTAGTTGACTCCAACACCACCAGATAAATTGATAAAGTTAATCACAACGCCAGTTTTTTCTTTCACTTCAACAGCTAATTCAAATAACTGACGAGCTAATTCTGGGTAGTAATCATTAGTCACTGTGTTTGAAGCAAGGAATGAATGGATACCAAAGTTTTTGACACCTTCTGCTTTCAAATCTTTGAAGCCTTGAATCAACTGGTCTTTAGTCATCCCAAATTTTGATTCTTCAGGATTGTCCATAATATCAGTTCCAAGCGAGAAAACACCACCCGGATTGTATCGAAGTGACACAGTATCTGGTAATCCTGCCACTTCTTTTAAAAAGGCAATATGTTCGTAAGCATCAAGGTTAATGGTTGCCCCAATTTCTCTAGCGTACTTGAATTCACGCGCTGGCGTATCATTTGATGAGAACATAATATCAGTAAAGCCAAGCTTATGGCTCATCAAAAGTTCTACTTCTGTCGCACAATCCACCCCGCAATTTTCCTCTTGTAAAATTTTCAAGATAGCTGGTGTTGGAGTTGCTTTTACGGCAAAATATTCCTTAAACCCTTTATTCCAAGCAAAGGCCTTGTTCAAAGCGCGAGCCTTTTCACGAATCCCTTTTTCATCGTAAAGGTGAAATGGCGTTGGAAATTCATTCGTAATGTTTTGAAGCTCTTTGGCTGAAATAAATGGTGTTTTCATAATTAATTCCTCGAATTTTCAAAATATTAGGACTATTATAACATAAAGACAAGAAATGACCAACGACCTTAGCCTGAAAAACGAAAAAAACTAGTGCAAACAAAGTTGCACTAGTTAATTCATTAATCATCGCTTCCGAACAAGCGAAGCAAATTCAAGAATAAGTTGATAAAGTCAAGGTAAAGACTAAGTGCCATTGAAATAGCCCAGCCATCACCAACTTGACCACCTGTCGCTTCATAAACACGCTTAATCATTTGATTGTCATAAGCGATAAGCCCTGAGAAAATCAATACTGAAATAATACTGATAACAAAGCTCATCATCCCTGAGCCAATAAAAATATTGACAAAGCTT from Streptococcus ruminicola encodes the following:
- a CDS encoding diaminopimelate decarboxylase — its product is MKTPFISAKELQNITNEFPTPFHLYDEKGIREKARALNKAFAWNKGFKEYFAVKATPTPAILKILQEENCGVDCATEVELLMSHKLGFTDIMFSSNDTPAREFKYAREIGATINLDAYEHIAFLKEVAGLPDTVSLRYNPGGVFSLGTDIMDNPEESKFGMTKDQLIQGFKDLKAEGVKNFGIHSFLASNTVTNDYYPELARQLFELAVEVKEKTGVVINFINLSGGVGVNYRPEQKANDIAVIGEGVHRVFDEVLVPVGLGDVKIFTELGRFMLAPHGLLVTKVRHRKQTYRTYIGVDASAVNLMRPAMYDAYHHITNMTNPNGKLEVVDVVGSLCENNDKFAKQRELPEARIGDTLVIHDTGAHGFSMGYQYNGRLRSAEILYQEDGSARLIRRAETPEDYFATIKGFDFE